A DNA window from Brassica napus cultivar Da-Ae chromosome C1, Da-Ae, whole genome shotgun sequence contains the following coding sequences:
- the LOC106377115 gene encoding UDP-glycosyltransferase 71B5, with translation MTMELVFIPSPGIGHLRSTVELAKQLVNGDERLSITVIIIPRSSGGDASDFAQISSFFTPSQDRLRHETISVADNPTGERLPTQVYIANQKPQVRDAVAKLLDPTGVNSPSPPRLAGFVIDMFCISMMDVADEFGVPTYMVYTSNAAFLGFSLHLQKMYDEKKLDTSELSESVNELEVPCFSRPYPVGCLPYIFVSKEWLPLFLAQARNFRKMKGILVNTVAELEPQALNVLSRDDGGDLPRAYPIGPVLHLQNGSRHDDGGKESEILRWLDEQPAKSVVFLCFGSLGGFSDEQTREIAVALDRSGHRFLWSLRRASPNILTEGPGDYTNLEEVLPEGFLDRTSDRGKVIGWAPQVAVLAKPAIGGFVTHCGWNSMLESLWFGVPMVTWPLYAEQKVNAFEMVEELGLAVEIRRFIKGDLLEGVMETVTAEDLERAITRVMEEDSDVRNKVNEVAEKCHVALMDGGSSKTALRKFIQDVVENVVV, from the coding sequence ATGACGATGGAGCTTGTGTTCATCCCGTCGCCAGGAATCGGTCATCTCAGATCAACCGTCGAGTTAGCCAAGCAACTAGTCAACGGTGATGAACGTCTTTCCATCACCGTCATCATCATCCCTCGATCTTCTGGTGGCGACGCCAGTGATTTCGCCCAAATCTCTTCCTTCTTCACCCCGTCTCAAGATCGTCTCCGTCACGAGACCATCTCCGTCGCGGATAATCCGACTGGGGAACGCCTCCCGACTCAAGTCTACATCGCCAATCAAAAGCCGCAAGTGCGAGATGCAGTCGCGAAACTCCTCGACCCAACGGGAGTTAACTCGCCGTCTCCGCCGCGTCTCGCCGGGTTCGTCATCGACATGTTCTGCATCTCGATGATGGATGTAGCTGATGAATTCGGAGTTCCGACTTACATGGTGTACACATCTAACGCCGCGTTCCTTGGATTCTCGCTTCATCTCCAGAAGATGTACGACGAGAAGAAGCTCGACACGAGCGAGTTGAGCGAGTCGGTCAACGAGTTGGAGGTTCCGTGTTTCAGTCGTCCTTATCCCGTAGGGTGTCTTCCATACATTTTCGTCTCGAAGGAGTGGCTACCATTATTCCTAGCTCAAGCAAGAAACTTCCGAAAGAtgaagggtattttggtaaatACCGTTGCTGAGCTGGAACCTCAAGCTTTGAACGTTTTATCACGTGATGATGGTGGTGATCTTCCTCGAGCTTACCCTATAGGACCAGTGCTGCATCTCCAAAACGGATCTCGCCATGACGACGGCGGGAAGGAGTCGGAGATTTTGCGGTGGCTCGACGAGCAACCGGCGAAATCCGTAGTGTTCCTCTGTTTCGGTAGCTTGGGAGGTTTCAGTGATGAACAAACTAGAGAAATCGCCGTGGCCTTAGATCGAAGCGGTCACCGGTTTCTCTGGTCGCTCCGTCGCGCATCGCCGAATATATTGACGGAGGGACCCGGAGACTACACGAATCTGGAGGAGGTTCTACCGGAGGGATTCTTGGATCGGACGTCGGATAGAGGGAAGGTGATCGGGTGGGCTCCGCAAGTGGCGGTGCTAGCGAAGCCGGCCATTGGTGGATTTGTTACTCATTGTGGATGGAACTCGATGCTTGAGAGCTTGTGGTTCGGCGTTCCGATGGTGACGTGGCCGCTCTACGCGGAGCAGAAGGTGAATGCGTTCGAGATGGTGGAGGAGCTGGGATTGGCGGTGGAGATACGGAGGTTCATTAAGGGAGATTTGTTGGAGGGGGTGATGGAGACGGTTACGGCGGAGGATCTAGAGAGAGCGATAACGCGTGTGATGGAGGAAGATAGTGACGTCAGGAACAAAGTGAATGAGGTGGCTGAGAAGTGCCACGTGGCGTTAATGGACGGAGGATCTTCGAAGACGGCTTTAAGAAAGTTTATTCAAGACGTGGTCGAGAATGTTGTGGTCTAG